A window from Triticum aestivum cultivar Chinese Spring chromosome 6D, IWGSC CS RefSeq v2.1, whole genome shotgun sequence encodes these proteins:
- the LOC123144862 gene encoding wall-associated receptor kinase 5, translating into MILAVLIAVLLSSPRPGAAAATAMQPRETCLRRCGNIDIPYPFGVGSGCHLETGDWTFSLSCNRTADGRHRLYNYQIEVLDMSVRRGQLRIYSLINPWCYNATTRAMNDQNNWWYNMDITNFRINDALNRFTVIGCNSLAYIRSLNDTADRYMTGCMAMCPGVARLENGSCAGVGCCQTAIPSGLNGYQISFEEKFNTSGTAGFSPCSYAVLLEAAAFDFRTTYITTDEFMAANGRQVPLVLDWAIGNKTCEEAKRNSSAYACVSSNSECVDSKYGRGKGYLCNCSAGYDGNPYLLDGCQDINECQDERYPCSVPDTCVNTIGGYSCVCPEKTSGNAYNGTCEKDKSQIGWEIAIGVSIGVIVLIATASCAYMIYAKRRLAKIKREYFEQHGGLTLFDEMRSRQGLSFKLFTQEELEEATGRFDERNVIGKGANGTVYKGTTKDGDLVAIKKCRLASERQQKEFGKEMLIVSQINHRYIVKLYGCCLEVEVPMLVYKYIPNGTLYRLIHGRREREGPRIPFTARLKIAHQTAEALSYLHSWASPPILHGDVKTSNILLDQDYTAKVSDFGASTLAPTDEAQFVTFVQGTCGYLDPEYMRTCKLTDKSDVYSFGVVLLELLTCRKALNLEELEEEKYLSSQFLLVLGENKLEEMLDPQIKREQSIEVLEQAAELAKRCLEMLGENRPSMREVAEELHRLSKLAQHPWGPPDSAELVELLRGSPSPTTYSGHSGSGVELSSTRNVSFTDTAYIGIQSPR; encoded by the exons ATGATCCTCGCGGTGCTGATCGCCGTTCTGCTATCTTCGCCGcggccgggggcggcggcggcgacggcgatgcaGCCGAGGGAGACGTGCCTGCGGCGGTGCGGCAACATCGACATCCCGTACCCGTTCGGCGTGGGCAGCGGGTGCCACCTCGAGACCGGGGACTGGACCTTCTCGCTCAGCTGCAACCGCACCGCCGACGGGCGGCACCGGCTGTACAACTACCAGATCGAGGTGCTGGACATGTCGGTGCGGCGCGGGCAGCTGCGCATCTACAGCCTCATCAACCCGTGGTGCTACAACGCCACCACGCGCGCCATGAACGACCAGAACAACTGGTGGTACAACATGGACATCACCAACTTCCGCATCAACGACGCCCTCAACCGCTTCACCGTCATCGGCTGCAACTCGCTCGCCTACATCCGCTCGCTCAACGACACCGCCGACCGCTACATGACGGGCTGCATGGCCATGTGCCCCGGCGTGGCCCGCCTGGAGAACGGCTCCTGCGCCGGCGTCGGCTGCTGCCAGACGGCCATCCCGTCCGGCCTCAACGGCTACCAGATCTCCTTCGAGGAGAAGTTCAACACCTCCGGCACCGCGGGATTCAGCCCCTGCAGCTACGCCGTGCTGCTCGAGGCCGCCGCCTTCGACTTCCGCACCACCTACATAACCACCGACGAGTTCATGGCCGCCAACGGCAGGCAGGTGCCGCTCGTGCTCGACTGGGCCATCGGGAACAAGACGTGCGAGGAGGCCAAGCGCAACTCGTCGGCCTACGCCTGCGTCAGCAGCAACAGCGAGTGCGTCGACTCCAAGTACGGACGGGGCAAGGGATACCTCTGCAACTGCTCCGCCGGCTACGACGGCAATCCCTACCTCCTCGACGGCTGTCAAG ATATCAACGAGTGCCAAGACGAACGGTACCCCTGCTCTGTTCCGGATACGTGCGTGAATACCATCGGAGGATACAGCTGCGTTTGCCCTGAAAAGACATCAGGCAACGCATACAACGGAACATGCGAGAAAGACAAGTCTCAGATCGGGTGGGAGATCGCCATTG GAGTCAGCATCGGTGTGATCGTACTGATAGCCACCGCTTCCTGCGCCTACATGATCTACGCCAAACGGAGGCTGGCCAAGATCAAGAGAGAGTACTTCGAGCAGCACGGGGGCCTCACGCTGTTCGACGAGATGAGGTCGAGGCAGGGCTTGTCCTTCAAGCTCTTCACCCAGGAAGAGCTGGAGGAGGCGACGGGCAGGTTCGACGAGCGCAACGTGATCGGCAAGGGGGCCAACGGCACCGTGTACAAGGGAACCACCAAGGACGGCGACCTGGTGGCCATCAAGAAGTGCAGGCTCGCCAGCGAGAGGCAGCAGAAGGAGTTCGGCAAGGAGATGCTCATCGTGTCCCAGATCAACCACCGCTACATCGTCAAGCTCTACGGCTGCTGCCTCGAGGTGGAGGTCCCCATGCTCGTCTACAAGTACATCCCCAACGGCACCCTCTACCGGCTCATCCACGGCCGCCGCGAGCGCGAGGGCCCGCGCATCCCCTTCACCGCCCGGCTCAAGATCGCCCACCAGACCGCCGAGGCGCTCTCCTACCTGCACTCCTGGGCCTCGCCGCCCATCCTCCACGGCGATGTCAAGACGTCCAACATACTCCTCGACCAGGATTACACGGCCAAGGTCTCCGACTTCGGGGCGTCCACGCTGGCGCCCACGGACGAGGCGCAGTTCGTCACCTTCGTGCAGGGCACCTGCGGGTACCTCGACCCGGAGTACATGAGGACGTGCAAGCTCACCGACAAgagcgacgtgtacagcttcggcgtCGTCCTGCTGGAGCTGCTCACGTGCAGGAAGGCGCTCAACCTGGAGGAGCTCGAGGAGGAGAAGTACCTCTCGTCGCAGTTCCTCCTGGTCCTCGGGGAGAACAAGCTGGAGGAGATGCTAGACCCCCAGATCAAGCGTGAGCAGAGCATCGAGGTGCTCGAGCAGGCGGCGGAGCTGGCGAAGCGGTGCTTGGAGATGCTGGGCGAGAACAGGCCGTCCATGCGGGAGGTTGCGGAGGAGCTTCATAGGTTGAGCAAGCTGGCCCAGCATCCATGGGGGCCGCCAGATTCTGCGGAGCTAGTGGAACTGTTACGTGGATCACCGTCGCCGACCACGTACTCTGGCCACTCTGGGTCTGGGGTAGAGCTTAGTAGCACTAGAAATGTCAGTTTCACTGACACGGCGTACATAGGAATTCAGTCTCCGCGTTGA